A genomic window from Camelina sativa cultivar DH55 chromosome 2, Cs, whole genome shotgun sequence includes:
- the LOC104727527 gene encoding uncharacterized protein LOC104727527, with protein sequence MSLMKKRTRRRKKRRSRKKKRRTKKKTRKKKTRSRKKNRRRKKKSDRKDEEEEGPLPKGRYWQQPMVPHCSGYVLKLEMSWTQLRKHTKGISHAYLGHPRLSQLERKAMVLATSGDDKKVKLWEAPKSQSL encoded by the exons ATGTCTTTAATGAAGAAGAggacgaggaggaggaagaagaggaggagcaGGAAAAAGAAGAGGAGGACGAAAAAGAAGAcgaggaaaaagaaaacgagGAGCAGGAAAAAGAACAGgaggaggaaaaagaagagCGACAGgaaggacgaggaagaggaagggcCCCTTCCGAAGGGGAGATATTGGCAGCAACCCATGGTTCCACATTGCAGTGGTTATGTGTTGAAACTGGAAATGTCTTGGACACAGCTGAGAAAGCACACGAAG GGGATATCACATGCATATCTTGGGCACCCAAGGCTATCACAGTTG GAGAGAAAGGCCATGGTATTAGCGACATCAGGCGATGACAAAAAAGTGAAGCTGTGGGAAGCACCAAAGTCGCAATCTTTGTAA